One part of the Polycyclovorans algicola TG408 genome encodes these proteins:
- a CDS encoding HPr family phosphocarrier protein produces the protein MERTVEIVNRLGLHARAAAKLVTMASLFRADIRVRKGNREVSGKSIMGVMMLAAAKGSEITLIAVGDDADIALERMAELVANRFGEDS, from the coding sequence ATGGAACGTACTGTCGAAATCGTCAACCGCCTCGGGTTACACGCCCGCGCGGCCGCCAAGCTGGTCACCATGGCCAGCCTGTTTCGCGCCGATATTCGGGTGCGCAAAGGCAACCGAGAGGTCAGCGGCAAATCCATCATGGGCGTGATGATGCTGGCGGCGGCCAAGGGCAGCGAAATCACGCTGATTGCCGTTGGCGACGATGCCGACATCGCACTCGAGCGCATGGCCGAGCTGGTCGCCAACCGTTTCGGCGAAGACTCGTGA